The Vibrio kanaloae genome has a window encoding:
- a CDS encoding Crp/Fnr family transcriptional regulator has protein sequence MHTSFIEQLQSFDFSENQIESLLGVAKPLELPTRHILINQGEMASSIYFVLEGLCHACYLTDDGKQYSKEFYWEQDWIIGFESLIKKQASPYLLETLTPITLLELPMIALTEWRSSNNPLYLKLLETQLMHKENKERFMLLYTPEQRYQLFCEHYPDLEQRLNNNQIAAYLGITSISLSRIKGRINNS, from the coding sequence ATGCACACCTCTTTTATCGAACAATTACAAAGCTTCGACTTCTCTGAAAATCAAATTGAGTCTCTATTAGGCGTCGCGAAACCGCTTGAACTGCCGACGAGACACATACTGATCAACCAAGGAGAGATGGCGAGCTCAATCTACTTTGTACTTGAGGGCTTGTGCCATGCTTGCTACCTCACTGACGACGGTAAACAATACAGCAAAGAGTTCTACTGGGAACAAGATTGGATCATCGGTTTTGAGAGCCTAATAAAAAAACAAGCCTCCCCTTATCTACTGGAAACTTTAACGCCAATCACGCTATTAGAACTTCCAATGATAGCCCTAACTGAGTGGCGTTCATCGAATAACCCCTTGTATTTAAAGTTGTTAGAAACTCAACTGATGCATAAAGAAAACAAAGAACGCTTTATGCTACTCTACACCCCAGAGCAACGTTACCAACTTTTCTGCGAACATTATCCCGATCTGGAACAGCGCTTGAACAACAACCAGATTGCAGCCTACTTAGGAATAACCTCGATCAGCCTTAGTAGAATTAAAGGTCGAATTAACAATAGTTAA
- a CDS encoding FKBP-type peptidyl-prolyl cis-trans isomerase — MSEVKFETVEQKASYGIGLQMGQQLAGSGLEGLNVDAIAAGIATALVGDMPAIEIDEINNALQELHTRGEAARQELAKAAAADGEAFLADNALRSEVTVLESGLQYEVLTEGTGEIPTADKQVRVHYHGELTDGTVFDSSVSRGQPAEFPVTGVIQGWVQALQMMPVGSKWKLYVPQDLAYGERGAGAAIPPFAALVFEVELLAVL; from the coding sequence ATGTCTGAAGTAAAATTTGAAACTGTAGAGCAAAAAGCAAGCTACGGTATCGGTCTACAAATGGGCCAACAACTTGCTGGTTCTGGTCTTGAAGGCCTAAATGTTGACGCAATCGCTGCCGGTATCGCAACTGCTCTAGTTGGTGACATGCCCGCTATCGAAATTGACGAAATCAACAATGCACTACAAGAGCTACACACTCGTGGTGAAGCTGCACGTCAAGAACTAGCTAAAGCTGCTGCTGCTGACGGCGAAGCTTTCTTAGCTGACAACGCTCTTCGTTCAGAAGTGACGGTTCTTGAGTCTGGTCTTCAGTACGAAGTACTAACTGAAGGTACTGGCGAAATTCCAACAGCAGACAAGCAAGTACGTGTTCACTACCACGGTGAACTAACTGACGGTACTGTTTTCGACAGCTCTGTATCTCGTGGCCAACCAGCTGAATTCCCAGTAACTGGCGTAATTCAAGGTTGGGTACAAGCTCTACAAATGATGCCTGTTGGCTCTAAGTGGAAGCTATACGTCCCTCAAGATCTAGCATACGGTGAGCGTGGCGCAGGCGCAGCAATCCCACCATTTGCTGCTCTAGTATTTGAAGTAGAACTTCTAGCTGTTCTTTAA
- a CDS encoding YHS domain-containing (seleno)protein, whose translation MRKLITMVMLLVSPYVFAADEIYTGFFSSKALDGYDTVAYFTSGKPVEGSKKFSTEYKGADWYFSSEKNLTLFVNNPEKYAPQYGGYCAWAVSAKSDFAPGDPHQWSIVDNKLYLNYDQEIKQRWEQDQARHIQQADKVWPKLIK comes from the coding sequence ATGAGAAAACTAATCACCATGGTCATGCTACTTGTTAGCCCATACGTATTTGCTGCCGATGAAATCTATACCGGCTTCTTTAGCAGTAAGGCACTCGATGGCTACGATACCGTCGCGTATTTCACTTCTGGAAAGCCCGTTGAAGGGAGCAAGAAATTCAGCACTGAGTACAAAGGCGCGGACTGGTATTTCTCTTCTGAAAAGAATCTGACTTTATTTGTTAATAATCCTGAAAAATATGCCCCTCAATATGGTGGTTATTGTGCTTGGGCCGTATCGGCAAAAAGTGACTTTGCGCCGGGTGACCCACATCAATGGTCGATCGTTGATAACAAGCTTTACCTCAACTACGACCAAGAGATTAAGCAGCGTTGGGAACAAGACCAAGCACGGCACATTCAACAAGCCGATAAAGTTTGGCCGAAACTCATTAAATAG
- a CDS encoding LysM-like peptidoglycan-binding domain-containing protein, which translates to MNRRQKKKQQVDHFAELKDRLLQLKVKMSSLDIKKMKATVTQTWQALPKLHQRLLMVIVPIVLVLLFVPLPEPKVEVVLSTSRVALEIDTVGLSKQQNTKSTPSESSTWQEYLVKQGDTLAQVFRNNDLPLSDLNALVRIEGSDKPLSQIRKGQLVRFKVAETGQLDILQLEKGDTSVMFFRLSDGGFGRSK; encoded by the coding sequence ATGAATCGTCGTCAAAAGAAAAAACAGCAAGTTGATCACTTTGCAGAGCTTAAGGATCGACTGCTACAGCTCAAAGTCAAAATGAGCTCACTCGATATAAAAAAAATGAAGGCCACAGTTACGCAAACTTGGCAAGCATTGCCGAAGTTGCACCAAAGGTTATTGATGGTCATAGTGCCAATCGTATTGGTCTTACTTTTCGTGCCGCTCCCAGAGCCTAAAGTAGAGGTAGTTCTATCAACATCGCGTGTCGCACTTGAGATAGACACCGTTGGGTTAAGTAAACAGCAAAATACAAAAAGTACCCCATCAGAATCTAGCACCTGGCAGGAGTATCTTGTTAAGCAAGGTGACACTTTGGCGCAGGTTTTTCGAAACAATGATTTACCGCTGTCTGATCTTAACGCTTTAGTCCGTATTGAAGGCTCTGATAAGCCTCTTAGCCAGATCCGAAAAGGCCAGCTAGTACGATTTAAAGTTGCAGAAACGGGTCAACTGGATATTCTTCAACTAGAGAAAGGCGACACTTCGGTGATGTTTTTCCGACTGTCTGATGGTGGCTTTGGTCGAAGCAAGTAA
- a CDS encoding lysophospholipid acyltransferase family protein, whose protein sequence is MIDSPFRLPRYTPLGLGESVVEWATGLSKLDRLYQDRQNELSSFEFMNYTLSALNIDYSVASGSTESIPEKGPVVIVANHPLGAIEGVILADLVGSVRKDVKVLANELLKRLPELDELFIGVDVFNSKESKRTNAKAIRDANRHLADGGLLIVFPAGEVSSYRKGTKTLTDIEWSKSVAKFVKRHQATTVPTFINGKNSELFYQAGRVHPLLRTALLGRELLNKQATTISISIGSSIPYSEIKSFEKEMDIVNYLRLNTYLMSQQDSLSTPIHAPSFDTQVIAPISPEVLSIEIDSLPEDIKLLEQGDFEVYCTPSQSIPNLMREIGRVREESFREVGEGSGLACDLDEYDLYYHQLFVWNKAKAELVGAYRLGMVDKLIAEHGLDQLYSRSLFNYNQEFIDTLDNSIELGRSVVSKPYQKSLNSLLLLWKGIATFVSRHPQYTHLFGPVSISNDYSHNARLLIATTLSIHHYDEEKAHLVSPSSPLNTSSHVFWQNHLLSSLASVPLLSKVLARMEQGKGLPVLLRQYLGMNGKLVCFNVDPSFNDALDGLIVVNLKKVPLKTLGKYMGRELAQDYLEQHARR, encoded by the coding sequence ATGATTGATAGTCCTTTTCGTTTACCACGTTACACGCCTTTGGGGTTGGGTGAGTCTGTTGTCGAGTGGGCAACTGGGCTATCTAAGCTAGACCGACTCTATCAAGATCGACAAAACGAGTTATCTAGCTTCGAGTTCATGAATTACACTCTGTCGGCGCTCAATATCGACTACTCGGTTGCATCGGGAAGCACAGAAAGCATCCCGGAAAAAGGGCCTGTCGTGATTGTGGCTAACCACCCTCTTGGCGCGATTGAAGGCGTGATCCTTGCTGATCTCGTAGGATCGGTAAGAAAGGATGTGAAGGTGTTGGCAAATGAGTTACTTAAACGCCTGCCTGAATTGGATGAGCTTTTCATTGGGGTCGATGTCTTTAATAGTAAAGAATCGAAACGAACCAACGCTAAAGCCATTCGAGATGCCAATCGTCACTTAGCAGACGGTGGACTGTTGATCGTGTTCCCTGCGGGCGAAGTATCGAGTTACCGTAAAGGGACAAAAACACTAACAGACATCGAATGGAGCAAATCGGTTGCCAAATTCGTCAAACGTCATCAAGCCACTACGGTTCCGACCTTCATCAATGGTAAAAACAGTGAACTTTTCTATCAAGCAGGTCGAGTCCATCCGCTATTAAGAACCGCTCTACTCGGCCGTGAACTTCTTAATAAGCAAGCGACGACTATCTCTATCTCGATTGGCTCATCGATTCCGTATTCAGAGATAAAATCGTTTGAAAAAGAGATGGATATCGTCAACTACCTACGACTCAATACCTACCTCATGAGTCAACAAGATAGCCTGAGTACGCCAATCCACGCGCCCTCTTTCGATACCCAAGTGATAGCGCCAATATCACCAGAAGTATTATCAATCGAAATAGACTCACTCCCTGAAGATATAAAACTACTTGAGCAGGGCGACTTTGAGGTCTACTGCACACCAAGCCAATCCATTCCAAACTTAATGCGTGAGATCGGTCGAGTCAGAGAAGAGAGTTTCCGAGAAGTTGGAGAAGGCAGCGGGCTTGCTTGTGATTTAGATGAGTACGATCTTTACTACCACCAACTGTTTGTGTGGAACAAAGCCAAGGCAGAATTGGTCGGCGCTTATCGACTTGGTATGGTCGACAAATTAATCGCAGAACACGGACTTGATCAGCTCTACTCTCGTAGTCTGTTTAACTACAATCAAGAGTTCATCGATACGTTAGACAACAGTATCGAGCTTGGGCGTTCTGTAGTGAGTAAACCTTATCAAAAAAGCCTTAACTCACTGTTACTGCTATGGAAAGGTATCGCGACCTTTGTGTCTCGTCACCCTCAATACACCCACCTATTTGGCCCGGTCAGTATCAGTAATGATTACAGCCACAATGCGCGCCTGTTGATCGCGACCACCTTATCAATTCACCACTACGATGAAGAAAAAGCGCATCTGGTTTCACCTTCTTCACCACTCAATACCAGTAGTCATGTGTTCTGGCAAAATCACCTATTATCGTCATTGGCGAGTGTGCCCTTACTTTCTAAAGTGCTAGCTCGTATGGAACAAGGAAAAGGACTACCGGTGTTATTGCGCCAATACCTAGGGATGAACGGGAAACTAGTGTGCTTTAACGTCGACCCATCATTTAATGATGCGTTAGATGGCTTGATTGTGGTGAACCTTAAAAAGGTACCACTGAAGACTCTGGGTAAATACATGGGCAGAGAACTTGCTCAAGATTACCTAGAGCAACACGCACGTCGCTGA
- a CDS encoding DUF2780 domain-containing protein encodes MKKVLITVLSSLAVVSCASTSDSEQTSSSSDTNYSQLSQTALMAAVNMWSQQNETTPLVDTVADQASVTSDQAVGGIGSMLALAQNSLGTVDNKELASLIPGMSSLESTGLSSLLSSQGAVESAFSGLGMDPSMVTTFAPIILQALQSQGATSGLMDSLAAVWQ; translated from the coding sequence ATGAAGAAAGTACTCATCACAGTTTTAAGCAGCCTTGCTGTTGTCTCTTGCGCTAGCACTAGCGACTCTGAACAAACCAGTTCATCATCAGATACCAACTATTCCCAACTATCCCAAACTGCACTAATGGCGGCAGTGAATATGTGGTCTCAACAGAACGAAACAACACCTCTTGTGGATACAGTAGCTGACCAAGCTTCTGTTACTAGCGACCAAGCAGTTGGTGGTATTGGTTCAATGTTAGCCCTTGCACAAAACTCACTAGGCACAGTCGACAACAAAGAACTCGCCTCACTTATTCCTGGCATGTCGAGCCTAGAGTCTACAGGTCTATCATCGCTATTAAGCTCACAAGGTGCCGTTGAAAGTGCATTTTCTGGATTAGGTATGGATCCATCAATGGTTACGACATTTGCGCCAATCATTCTTCAAGCATTACAGTCACAAGGTGCCACGAGCGGCCTGATGGATTCACTTGCAGCTGTATGGCAATAA
- a CDS encoding DedA family protein, translating to MGTVESIQAWLNSGEESLLWLMLGIIALSYLLEDLAIVTAAGLATQGLIPPQYALLAIFIGIATGDLGLYYLGKSGRYFRGVRYKALTNRYFRMLRTKLRQNAFSSLFVIRFIPGLRTVGFTLSGFFAIPLPTFLFAVISATAIWTGIVFSAIYYLGTSAWLQASEYQWIIIPCAIALLLVGNRLMNKTYSRGLS from the coding sequence ATGGGCACCGTCGAGAGCATTCAAGCATGGTTAAATTCAGGAGAGGAGTCGCTGCTATGGCTGATGCTTGGCATTATTGCGCTTTCTTACCTGCTTGAAGATCTGGCCATCGTTACGGCGGCAGGTTTAGCGACCCAAGGGCTCATCCCACCTCAATATGCGTTACTTGCGATTTTCATTGGCATTGCTACTGGTGATCTTGGCCTTTATTACCTTGGTAAATCAGGACGTTATTTCAGAGGCGTTCGTTACAAAGCCCTCACCAACCGATACTTTCGAATGCTTCGCACCAAATTACGTCAAAACGCATTCAGCAGTCTTTTTGTCATTCGCTTTATACCGGGGCTTCGTACCGTTGGTTTTACCTTAAGTGGTTTTTTCGCCATACCACTGCCTACTTTCTTGTTTGCCGTTATTAGCGCGACAGCGATCTGGACTGGCATTGTCTTCTCTGCCATCTACTATTTAGGGACATCAGCGTGGCTGCAAGCCTCTGAATATCAATGGATCATCATCCCGTGTGCCATCGCTTTGCTGCTAGTCGGCAATCGATTAATGAATAAAACCTACTCTAGAGGATTATCATGA
- the rplQ gene encoding 50S ribosomal protein L17 yields the protein MRHRKSGRQLNRNSSHRKAMFSNMASSLVRHEVIKTTVPKAKELRRVIEPLITLAKTDSVANRRLAFARTRDNEVVAKLFNELGPRFAARQGGYTRILKCGFRTGDKAPMAYIELVDRPAAEDAAE from the coding sequence ATGCGCCATCGTAAAAGTGGTCGTCAACTCAACCGCAACAGCAGTCATCGTAAAGCGATGTTCAGCAACATGGCTAGCTCTCTTGTTCGTCACGAAGTTATTAAGACTACCGTGCCTAAAGCAAAAGAACTACGTCGCGTAATTGAGCCGTTGATTACCCTAGCTAAGACAGACAGTGTTGCTAACCGTCGTCTTGCATTTGCTCGCACTCGTGATAACGAAGTTGTAGCAAAACTATTTAATGAACTAGGCCCGCGCTTTGCGGCTCGCCAAGGTGGTTACACTCGCATTCTTAAATGTGGTTTCCGTACTGGTGATAAAGCTCCAATGGCTTACATTGAGCTAGTAGACCGCCCAGCTGCTGAAGACGCCGCTGAGTAA
- a CDS encoding DMT family transporter — MSNITVGILMLIAGNLFASLSDVAVKLLNGEVPPLQYIFFRQLISLLIITPLWLQQKKEQRRLQQAKVTFIRGQLILIGSGCMVVAITHLSLATANAVFYVAPLLMLPLAMFLLKEQPALGKVIATTIGFIGALIVLRPSQFHWAALFALGTALTLALFNVLVRKLPSEQSVVTTLWWTTLFSVPASLILCFLYWQPVSIEHLGYIGLSATLILSYNGLAVAAYQKAHSSQIALAEYSGLVFVAFIGAAWFDEIPDTLTFIGIMLIILPLAPFKRPKKRASH, encoded by the coding sequence ATGTCGAATATCACTGTCGGTATCCTAATGCTGATTGCGGGTAACCTGTTTGCCTCACTTTCGGACGTAGCAGTTAAACTATTGAATGGTGAAGTACCGCCTCTTCAATATATTTTTTTCCGACAGTTGATATCCCTACTTATCATCACCCCTTTGTGGCTGCAACAGAAAAAAGAGCAACGACGCTTACAGCAAGCCAAAGTCACCTTTATACGAGGGCAGCTAATATTAATTGGCAGTGGGTGTATGGTTGTGGCGATCACCCATTTATCTTTGGCAACTGCTAACGCTGTGTTTTACGTCGCCCCCTTATTGATGTTGCCTCTTGCTATGTTTCTACTGAAAGAGCAACCAGCACTTGGCAAGGTTATCGCCACTACCATCGGCTTCATTGGTGCGCTGATAGTCTTAAGGCCATCGCAATTCCACTGGGCAGCACTGTTTGCTTTGGGCACAGCGCTCACACTCGCACTCTTCAATGTCCTAGTAAGAAAACTCCCTAGCGAGCAATCGGTGGTCACGACGCTGTGGTGGACAACATTATTCTCAGTTCCAGCTTCATTGATATTATGCTTCCTGTACTGGCAACCGGTTTCCATAGAACATTTGGGATACATTGGATTAAGCGCAACATTGATACTGAGCTATAACGGTCTTGCCGTTGCCGCCTATCAGAAAGCTCACTCTAGCCAAATTGCATTGGCAGAGTATTCGGGGTTAGTCTTTGTTGCATTCATCGGAGCAGCATGGTTCGATGAAATCCCAGACACATTGACCTTTATCGGAATCATGCTGATTATCTTGCCGCTGGCACCTTTCAAACGCCCAAAAAAAAGAGCTAGTCATTAG
- a CDS encoding NRDE family protein gives MCSVSWLLEENGYQVFFNRDEQKTRALAMPPKQYRVNGVDIIMPLDPSGGGSWISINEFGLSLCLLNNYQGIVPDGPLVSRGLLLKNLSSSRHISQLSDAFHKLDLHSFAPFTLLAFAPNLTQHHGLVIAYMWDGIQQKIVETDSPLFSSGVDLERVQAYRQAKYDQLIATGKNQQSLLKFHSHHHNEQPHLATCMHREDAHTVSFTHLRNLHGQASMFYAPGSPCEPINPYQINQQRFTFDLSPAINL, from the coding sequence ATGTGTTCAGTATCTTGGCTACTTGAAGAAAATGGCTATCAGGTCTTTTTTAATCGTGATGAACAAAAGACGCGAGCACTGGCGATGCCGCCCAAACAATATCGAGTTAACGGTGTCGATATCATCATGCCACTCGACCCAAGTGGCGGTGGTAGTTGGATAAGTATTAATGAGTTCGGGCTTTCGCTTTGTCTACTCAATAACTATCAAGGCATTGTACCTGATGGCCCTTTGGTCAGCCGTGGTTTGTTACTTAAGAACCTATCATCGAGTCGTCATATCAGTCAGCTCTCTGATGCATTTCATAAGCTCGATCTGCATTCCTTTGCCCCGTTTACCCTACTGGCTTTCGCGCCGAACTTAACTCAACACCATGGTTTGGTTATCGCCTACATGTGGGATGGCATTCAACAAAAAATAGTCGAGACCGACTCACCACTCTTCTCCTCCGGTGTTGATTTAGAGCGAGTGCAAGCCTACCGACAAGCCAAATACGATCAGCTAATAGCAACAGGCAAGAATCAACAGAGCTTACTGAAGTTTCATTCTCACCATCATAATGAACAGCCCCATTTAGCAACTTGTATGCATCGTGAAGACGCACACACAGTCAGCTTTACCCATTTACGTAATCTGCACGGTCAAGCCTCTATGTTTTATGCGCCCGGCTCACCTTGCGAACCAATAAACCCATACCAGATAAATCAGCAGCGCTTTACCTTCGATTTGTCACCCGCAATCAATCTATAG
- a CDS encoding GNAT family N-acetyltransferase — MINWYSLPFTELSTQQLYQLLKLRVDVFVVEQTCPYPELDGKDTLTGVQHLLGYADEELVACARLLPPGTTYDNASIGRVATKQSARGDGLGHQLLKEALTSCEGFWPGTAIDIGAQQHLESFYKSHGFKTISEMYLEDDIPHVDMRLEK; from the coding sequence ATGATCAATTGGTACTCACTTCCCTTTACAGAACTTTCAACGCAACAGCTTTATCAATTACTTAAATTACGAGTAGATGTATTTGTGGTTGAGCAGACTTGTCCTTATCCGGAGCTTGACGGTAAAGACACACTCACAGGTGTTCAACACCTATTAGGCTACGCTGATGAAGAATTGGTAGCGTGCGCGCGTTTACTGCCACCGGGCACGACTTATGACAACGCCAGTATTGGTCGAGTCGCAACCAAACAATCCGCAAGAGGTGATGGCCTAGGACATCAACTACTGAAAGAAGCATTAACAAGCTGTGAGGGTTTTTGGCCGGGTACAGCCATCGATATTGGCGCACAACAACACCTAGAAAGCTTCTACAAAAGTCATGGATTCAAGACGATCTCTGAGATGTACCTGGAAGATGATATTCCACATGTAGACATGAGATTAGAGAAGTAA
- a CDS encoding ATP-grasp domain-containing protein has protein sequence MSSPQDIHIIPAHQINAGMPLLEKDTVRSISPYEFLPTWFFYTPVVIQSLIQGLRHFDWALPLIANPSIKLSGMVGESKHEILSLAGSSSQRWISPFITLTKTDLSSKKQAENAHCALIQSDLDFPIVAKPDLGCRGVGVKLINNQDQLEQYIESFPISARFLLQKKAPYQAEAGVFYVRYPNKKQGEIISITLKYSPMVTGDGTSTLKQLIENSPRAGQLSHLYLPRHQDKLDRVLAEGEEFQLAFAGSHSRGSIFRDGNQYITQALTECLDEIFDDFDGFHFGRLDVKFKDMYSLMKGEDFTILEVNGASSEAGHIWDRNTPLREIFSTLLLQYRILFDIGAQQKQRGHQPPSFKSLLHAWQEERRLVQQYPTTD, from the coding sequence ATGAGTTCACCGCAAGATATTCACATCATTCCAGCACATCAAATTAATGCCGGCATGCCCCTGCTTGAAAAAGATACCGTGCGCAGTATCTCTCCTTACGAGTTTCTTCCGACGTGGTTCTTTTACACTCCAGTAGTGATTCAAAGCCTGATACAAGGGTTACGGCACTTTGACTGGGCGCTGCCGCTCATCGCCAACCCGAGCATCAAACTCAGTGGCATGGTCGGCGAATCAAAGCATGAGATATTGAGCCTTGCCGGATCTTCAAGTCAGCGTTGGATCTCACCGTTTATCACCCTAACCAAAACGGATCTCAGCAGTAAAAAACAAGCCGAAAATGCACACTGCGCATTGATACAATCGGATCTCGATTTCCCTATTGTGGCGAAACCGGATCTGGGTTGCCGAGGTGTTGGAGTAAAACTGATCAACAACCAAGATCAGCTTGAGCAATATATTGAATCCTTCCCAATTAGTGCTCGCTTTCTATTGCAAAAAAAGGCGCCTTATCAGGCTGAAGCGGGTGTTTTCTATGTTCGTTATCCAAACAAAAAACAAGGTGAGATCATCTCGATCACTCTTAAATATTCGCCAATGGTGACGGGGGATGGTACCTCGACACTCAAACAGTTAATCGAGAACAGCCCACGTGCTGGGCAGCTCAGTCACCTGTATCTACCAAGACATCAAGATAAATTGGATCGAGTACTCGCAGAGGGCGAAGAATTCCAACTTGCGTTCGCAGGTAGCCATAGCCGTGGCAGTATCTTCCGAGACGGAAATCAATACATAACTCAAGCTTTAACCGAATGTTTAGATGAGATATTCGACGACTTCGATGGCTTCCATTTTGGTCGACTCGACGTCAAGTTTAAGGACATGTACAGCCTAATGAAAGGTGAGGATTTCACCATCCTTGAGGTCAATGGTGCAAGCAGTGAAGCCGGGCACATCTGGGATCGCAACACACCACTACGAGAGATATTTTCCACACTACTTCTGCAATACCGCATTCTTTTTGATATTGGCGCTCAACAAAAACAAAGAGGCCATCAACCTCCTTCTTTTAAGAGCTTGCTTCACGCGTGGCAAGAAGAGCGACGCCTTGTTCAACAATATCCGACCACCGACTAA
- a CDS encoding DNA-directed RNA polymerase subunit alpha — protein MQGSVTEFLKPRLVDIEQINTTHAKVTLEPLERGFGHTLGNALRRILLSSMPGCAVTEVEIEGVLHEYSTKEGVQEDILEILLNLKGLAVRVAEGKDEVFITLNKSGSGPVVAGDITHDGDVEIANPEHVICHLTDDNAEIAMRIKVERGRGYVPASARIHTEEDERPIGRLLVDATYSPVDKIAYAVEAARVEQRTDLDKLVIDMETNGTLEPEEAIRRAATILAEQLDAFVDLRDVRVPEEKEEKPEFDPILLRPVDDLELTVRSANCLKAEAIHYIGDLVQRTEVELLKTPNLGKKSLTEIKDVLASRGLSLGMRLENWPPASIAED, from the coding sequence ATGCAGGGTTCTGTAACAGAATTTCTTAAGCCGCGTCTTGTTGACATTGAACAGATCAATACGACACACGCGAAAGTAACTCTTGAGCCATTAGAGCGCGGTTTCGGCCACACTCTAGGTAATGCTCTTCGCCGCATTCTTCTATCTTCTATGCCGGGTTGTGCCGTAACAGAAGTTGAAATTGAAGGTGTGCTACACGAATACAGCACTAAAGAAGGCGTTCAGGAAGATATCCTTGAAATCCTTCTGAACCTTAAAGGTTTAGCTGTACGCGTTGCTGAAGGCAAAGATGAAGTGTTTATTACACTGAACAAATCAGGCTCAGGCCCTGTTGTTGCAGGTGACATCACCCACGATGGTGATGTAGAGATCGCTAACCCTGAGCACGTAATTTGTCACCTAACGGATGACAATGCTGAGATCGCTATGCGAATCAAAGTAGAACGTGGTCGTGGTTACGTTCCAGCTTCAGCTCGTATCCATACTGAAGAAGATGAGCGTCCAATTGGTCGTCTACTTGTTGACGCTACTTACAGCCCGGTCGATAAAATCGCCTATGCTGTAGAAGCGGCACGTGTAGAACAACGTACTGACTTAGACAAGCTTGTTATCGATATGGAAACGAACGGTACTCTAGAACCTGAGGAAGCAATCCGTCGTGCAGCTACTATTTTAGCTGAACAATTGGATGCGTTCGTAGATCTTCGTGATGTACGTGTACCTGAGGAGAAGGAAGAGAAGCCAGAATTCGATCCTATCCTACTACGTCCTGTAGACGATCTTGAACTAACAGTTCGCTCTGCTAACTGTTTGAAAGCAGAAGCGATTCACTACATCGGTGATCTTGTACAGCGCACTGAGGTTGAGCTACTTAAAACGCCAAACCTTGGTAAGAAATCTCTTACAGAGATTAAAGATGTGCTTGCTTCACGTGGTCTTTCTCTGGGCATGCGCCTAGAAAACTGGCCACCAGCGTCAATCGCTGAAGATTAA